From Firmicutes bacterium CAG:345, the proteins below share one genomic window:
- a CDS encoding unknown (no significant homology to UniProt), translating into MRCKNSKTGEEYIIEFKDFTHAEFGIGSGNLWLNCLLGNKNLVFCSPRKSWKSDEGKKLIEIINKVTPIADMKEYKHYTGGLFFLYMFK; encoded by the coding sequence ATGCGTTGTAAAAATTCAAAAACAGGCGAGGAGTACATTATTGAATTTAAAGATTTTACTCATGCTGAATTTGGCATTGGATCTGGAAATTTGTGGTTGAATTGTCTTTTAGGAAATAAAAATTTAGTTTTTTGTTCTCCAAGAAAAAGCTGGAAATCAGACGAAGGTAAAAAATTAATTGAAATAATTAATAAAGTTACACCGATTGCTGATATGAAAGAATACAAACATTATACAGGTGGTTTATTCTTTTTATATATGTTCAAATAA
- a CDS encoding predicted divalent heavy-metal cations transporter (product inferred by homology to UniProt) has product MNYIFYIIIGFSIIFIATSLGSAIIIFIATSLVPAIIFFVKNSVSEKMNTIFLGFAGGIMVAASIWSLILPAIDQSSNLGKLSFLPVVGGFLLGSLFLVILDKVIPHFHPQANIEEGPKTKNINKVTKMFLAITIHNIPEGLAVGFSFGSAYLLNTEISYIAALGLAIGIAIQNIPEGAAISLPLQANLKNKPKAFAFGVLSGIVEPIAAVLGFFLASYISFAQPWFLSFAAGAMIFVVVEDIIPDSKIEENPHLGTWSFIIGFCLMMILDVALG; this is encoded by the coding sequence ATGAATTACATTTTTTATATAATAATTGGTTTTTCAATAATATTTATTGCCACATCACTCGGTTCAGCAATAATAATTTTTATTGCCACATCCCTCGTTCCAGCAATAATATTTTTTGTTAAAAATAGCGTGTCGGAAAAAATGAATACTATTTTTCTCGGTTTTGCTGGAGGAATAATGGTAGCAGCAAGCATTTGGTCTTTGATATTGCCAGCAATAGATCAATCTTCAAATCTTGGAAAACTTAGTTTTCTCCCTGTAGTAGGTGGATTTCTTCTAGGATCTTTATTTTTAGTTATTCTCGATAAAGTAATTCCACATTTTCATCCCCAAGCGAATATTGAAGAAGGACCAAAAACAAAAAACATCAATAAAGTCACAAAAATGTTTCTGGCAATAACCATACATAATATTCCAGAAGGTTTAGCAGTAGGCTTCTCTTTTGGTTCAGCTTATTTATTAAACACTGAAATTAGTTATATTGCCGCATTAGGTTTAGCAATCGGTATAGCAATTCAAAATATCCCTGAAGGCGCAGCAATAAGTTTACCATTACAAGCAAACTTAAAAAATAAACCAAAAGCTTTTGCCTTTGGTGTTCTCAGCGGAATAGTAGAACCAATAGCAGCTGTACTTGGATTCTTCTTAGCATCCTATATTTCATTTGCACAACCATGGTTTTTATCTTTTGCTGCCGGAGCTATGATATTTGTTGTAGTGGAAGACATAATTCCAGATTCAAAAATAGAAGAAAACCCACATTTGGGAACATGGAGCTTTATTATTGGTTTTTGTTTAATGATGATATTAGATGTCGCTTTAGGTTAA
- a CDS encoding putative glug (product inferred by homology to UniProt): MKKSDLKKYMVLGLLVCSIPLTGCTINPSSSSNSNPSSSSSSISSSSNSTLSTTPSSSSSSSSSSSPSSSSSSTSSVDVLKDEKENAIKEVEEYKDLSLYLPEQAEQIKSMIETTKALIQNASAIEEIEKIVSDYKAAADRIKTKSDLDAEALEKYKQNAIEQISSFVDLELYREEEKVLINKLKTETIASVNEKLTMAEIDEVLVNFKAEISKLKTDDQYVQEELNAYKTEVLAQVETFVKLDDYREEEQTKIADFKNTANTEINNAKTKSEVDTAYEKFYEAILTLKTKDQYEKEELAARKKTAENEIIDYKDPIIFRKAEEDKYWDLADQYTALLTDAKTIDEVNTIVANFKAAVDLLAVDTGFTGSLENAVNVTFTKSEEDLVADLLVIPDNSDWTGDGVAFRIKNNTGESYIAIYINEKDSDRVVLETGATYYTYDLQGVKKSTTSGRGWGNYIKLESNFDGYIYIPYSSFAIKAGFASGNDVMNYANVFGMYFETSAFYDSYQNYTIGEIQVLNGDVVKTVLDNSKQTSASYKNHYIADYNGKYINLNFTGEILEPSKLPFEGTLNGGVDVTFKADTSDGLATMLVKPQTLDWSGDGFILRIKENSGIQSFIDLRINETDSDRAKIKLNAAFYLYDLDGNVTETTSGRSWNSYILLPANFDGYVYVPYSSLEFENGGGDNNLTFASVWGIYLGTSKQFDAYQNYSVGSIIIKNGDTYKTVLDPTTLDDTTYSSNYTKDIFGDFINIARHK, from the coding sequence TCCATCATCATCATCTTCTTCTACTTCATCTGTTGATGTTTTAAAGGATGAAAAAGAAAATGCAATAAAAGAAGTAGAAGAATATAAAGATTTAAGTCTTTATTTGCCAGAACAAGCCGAGCAAATAAAATCGATGATTGAAACAACAAAAGCTTTAATACAAAATGCTTCAGCTATTGAGGAAATTGAAAAAATAGTTAGCGATTATAAAGCGGCAGCTGATCGTATAAAGACAAAAAGCGATTTAGATGCTGAAGCATTAGAAAAGTATAAACAAAATGCAATTGAACAAATTTCATCATTTGTTGATCTTGAACTATATAGAGAAGAAGAAAAAGTTTTGATAAATAAATTAAAAACAGAAACTATAGCAAGTGTTAATGAAAAATTGACAATGGCAGAAATTGATGAAGTATTGGTTAATTTTAAAGCAGAAATTTCTAAATTAAAGACAGATGATCAATATGTTCAAGAAGAATTGAATGCATATAAAACTGAAGTTTTAGCACAGGTAGAAACATTTGTTAAATTAGATGATTATCGTGAAGAAGAACAGACTAAAATTGCTGATTTTAAAAATACTGCAAATACAGAAATTAATAATGCTAAAACAAAATCAGAAGTTGATACAGCATATGAGAAGTTTTATGAAGCTATTTTAACTTTGAAAACAAAAGATCAATATGAAAAAGAAGAATTAGCTGCAAGAAAGAAAACAGCTGAAAATGAAATTATTGATTATAAAGATCCAATAATATTCCGCAAAGCTGAAGAAGATAAGTATTGGGATTTAGCTGATCAATATACCGCACTTTTAACTGATGCTAAAACAATTGATGAAGTTAATACAATAGTTGCTAATTTTAAAGCTGCTGTCGATTTATTAGCAGTTGATACTGGATTTACTGGAAGCTTAGAAAATGCAGTAAATGTAACATTTACTAAATCTGAAGAAGATTTAGTTGCTGATTTACTAGTCATTCCAGATAATTCAGATTGGACAGGTGATGGTGTTGCCTTTAGAATTAAAAACAATACTGGCGAATCTTATATAGCAATTTATATCAATGAAAAAGATAGTGATCGCGTGGTCTTAGAAACTGGTGCTACATATTATACTTATGATTTACAAGGCGTAAAAAAGAGTACAACTTCAGGAAGAGGATGGGGAAATTACATCAAATTAGAATCTAATTTTGATGGTTATATCTATATTCCATATTCATCATTTGCAATTAAAGCTGGTTTTGCTAGCGGAAATGATGTTATGAATTATGCAAATGTATTCGGCATGTATTTTGAAACTTCAGCTTTCTATGATTCTTATCAAAATTATACCATTGGAGAGATACAAGTTTTAAATGGCGATGTTGTTAAAACTGTATTAGATAATAGCAAACAAACATCAGCTTCTTATAAAAATCATTACATTGCTGACTATAATGGCAAATATATTAATTTGAATTTTACTGGAGAAATATTAGAACCAAGTAAACTTCCATTTGAAGGAACATTAAATGGCGGTGTTGATGTTACATTTAAAGCCGATACATCAGATGGATTAGCAACAATGCTTGTTAAACCACAAACATTAGATTGGTCTGGTGATGGTTTTATTTTAAGAATTAAAGAAAATAGTGGAATACAATCTTTCATCGACTTAAGAATAAATGAAACTGATTCTGATAGAGCTAAGATTAAATTAAATGCAGCATTCTATCTTTATGATTTAGATGGTAATGTTACAGAAACAACAAGTGGAAGAAGTTGGAATAGTTATATTCTTTTACCAGCAAATTTTGATGGATATGTTTATGTTCCTTATTCAAGCTTAGAATTTGAAAATGGTGGTGGCGATAATAATTTAACATTTGCTTCTGTTTGGGGAATATATTTAGGCACAAGCAAGCAATTTGATGCTTATCAAAACTATTCAGTTGGTTCAATAATTATTAAAAATGGTGACACTTATAAAACTGTTCTTGATCCAACAACCTTAGATGATACAACTTATTCTTCTAATTATACTAAAGATATTTTTGGAGATTTCATCAATATTGCTAGACATAAATAA
- a CDS encoding mate efflux family protein (product inferred by homology to UniProt), producing MSNLFVKIKNTYSDKKFLKFFIKLVIPVMLTTFLSSIINFVDNVMVGAYSDEAVSAVYAVNQVNFIFNIMIFGVVGGAGIYIQQFSGKKDYVHLRQAFHFKIFALIFLGIICFPILFIFKDIFIGVFISNNSNKEVISSLANDYFNIVIFSFIPLLGTVLISTTLREMGHTFPPVIASTCSLITNILVNSLLINGVVELGVKGAAIATVLSQTLGLIVIIVVVIVKKYPFIEDIFNFKIEKSLTKKLIISSIPVAINELMWSLSMVTLSALYSQRGDVLSSLSISSTASEIFNIIFVGFSTGIGVMIGHYLGEGKIKEAEDNATKLLILAFSICIFSLLLMIGLSFILPICYSKVSQEQKDIAHILIFIYSFAIPFFGFNSSVMNILKAGGRTYLAFSVDSLMTWIIVIPLAAILINFTSLSLPLVYMIVCSMDIVRLSISIPLYKNKKIWARNLTSL from the coding sequence ATGAGTAATTTGTTTGTAAAGATTAAAAATACATATAGTGATAAAAAATTTCTTAAATTCTTTATCAAGTTAGTTATACCTGTTATGCTAACTACTTTTTTATCCAGCATTATTAATTTTGTTGATAATGTTATGGTTGGTGCTTATTCTGATGAAGCGGTAAGTGCTGTATATGCAGTAAATCAAGTTAATTTTATTTTTAATATTATGATTTTTGGCGTTGTCGGTGGTGCGGGAATTTATATACAACAATTTTCTGGTAAAAAAGATTATGTACATTTAAGGCAAGCTTTTCATTTTAAAATTTTTGCCTTAATTTTTTTGGGAATAATTTGTTTTCCAATTTTATTTATATTTAAAGATATTTTTATCGGAGTATTTATCTCTAATAATTCTAATAAAGAAGTAATCAGTTCATTGGCTAATGATTATTTCAATATAGTTATTTTTTCATTTATTCCATTATTAGGAACTGTTTTAATAAGTACTACCCTTCGAGAAATGGGACATACTTTTCCTCCAGTAATAGCTTCAACATGTTCATTAATTACAAATATTCTTGTTAATTCCTTATTGATTAATGGTGTTGTTGAACTCGGAGTTAAAGGTGCGGCTATCGCTACTGTTTTATCGCAAACATTGGGGTTAATAGTAATAATTGTAGTTGTTATTGTAAAAAAATATCCTTTTATAGAAGATATATTTAATTTTAAAATAGAAAAAAGTTTAACAAAAAAATTGATAATTAGTTCTATTCCTGTTGCGATAAACGAGCTTATGTGGTCATTGAGCATGGTAACATTATCGGCTCTATATTCACAAAGAGGGGATGTTTTATCAAGTTTAAGTATCTCAAGCACCGCTTCAGAAATTTTCAATATTATCTTCGTTGGATTTTCTACTGGCATTGGGGTAATGATCGGCCATTATCTAGGTGAAGGAAAAATAAAAGAAGCGGAGGACAATGCGACAAAATTATTAATTTTAGCTTTTTCTATATGTATTTTTTCCTTACTTTTAATGATTGGACTTAGTTTTATTTTGCCTATTTGCTATAGCAAAGTAAGCCAAGAACAAAAAGATATAGCACATATTTTGATTTTTATTTATTCTTTTGCTATACCTTTCTTTGGGTTTAATAGTTCGGTTATGAATATTTTAAAAGCAGGAGGAAGAACATATTTAGCTTTTTCAGTTGATTCATTGATGACATGGATTATTGTAATACCTCTTGCAGCGATTTTAATTAATTTTACTTCTTTGTCTTTGCCGCTAGTTTATATGATTGTCTGTTCAATGGATATTGTGCGGCTTTCTATTTCTATTCCTTTATATAAGAACAAAAAAATATGGGCAAGAAATTTAACTTCATTATAA
- a CDS encoding unknown (no significant homology to UniProt), which yields MTNFKECINLSEDIVTTLDGKELILKGLHNYYGPLTMQLLPFGGIQGVNGGNLIIHVKNGYICPREIVYDGKKYTPKDFCSLPLELVNRVLPD from the coding sequence ATGACTAATTTTAAAGAGTGTATAAATTTAAGTGAAGATATAGTGACTACTCTTGATGGCAAGGAGCTGATTCTTAAAGGCTTACATAATTATTATGGACCTTTAACAATGCAGCTTCTACCTTTCGGTGGGATTCAAGGTGTCAATGGTGGAAATTTAATAATTCATGTAAAAAATGGATATATTTGTCCTCGTGAAATAGTTTATGATGGAAAAAAATATACCCCAAAAGATTTTTGTAGTCTACCATTAGAACTTGTAAATAGAGTTCTTCCTGATTAA